In Plodia interpunctella isolate USDA-ARS_2022_Savannah chromosome 17, ilPloInte3.2, whole genome shotgun sequence, one genomic interval encodes:
- the LOC128676996 gene encoding retinol dehydrogenase 13-like, with amino-acid sequence MWVPNMPVTIVSAIAAGAGAICIFKDLYGGTPYDRAARAHNKTIVITGANDGIGNAAAWDFARRGAKVFMACRDMEKCEASRKEIVLETGNKYVYCRPCDLASLDSVRQFVERFKTEEPRIDALVTNAAVMEPPVTVTRDGFEAHLGINHLGHFLLTNLLLDTLKASAPSRVIVVTCSGHKSGKLNKDNLNLTGEYSGSAAYAQSKLANLLFASELAKRTLGTGVAVVAVDPGLTDTNLSRHLPMSKSWSRYIIYPLFYPIMKTPKIGAQVIVHAALDPKLQKCVGDYYVQMMRAEPSEEAQNFELAHWLWKVSEKWTRLDQHRAELAKAA; translated from the exons ATGTGGGTCCCTAACATGCCCGTAACCATCGTCAGTGCGATAgcggccggcgccggcgcaaTCTGCATATTCaa AGACCTGTATGGCGGCACCCCGTACGACAGAGCTGCGCGGGCGCACAACAAGACTATTGTGATCACAGGCGCCAATGATGGCATCGGCAACGCTGCTGCTTGGGACTTCGCCAGAAGAGGCGCTAAG GTGTTCATGGCGTGTCGGGATATGGAAAAGTGCGAGGCATCCCGCAAAGAAATCGTGTTGGAGACAGGGAACAAATATGTGTACTGTCGACCTTGCGACCTGGCTTCGTTGGATTCCGTCAGGCAGTTCGTTGAGAG GTTCAAAACCGAAGAGCCCCGCATCGACGCCCTGGTGACCAACGCGGCGGTCATGGAGCCCCCGGTGACGGTCACCAGAGACGGGTTCGAGGCCCATTTGGGCATCAATCATTTAGGCCACTTCCTGCTTACCAATCTGCTGCTGGATACTTTGAAG GCCTCGGCCCCCAGTCGGGTAATAGTTGTAACCTGCAGCGGGCACAAAAGCGGGAAACTAAACAAGGACAACCTCAACCTCACGGGCGAGTACTCCGGCTCAGCCGCGTACGCGCAGAGCAAGCTCGCCAACTTGCTGTTCGCTAGCGAATTAGCTAAGAGGACGTTGG GTACAGGGGTAGCCGTGGTGGCCGTGGACCCGGGGCTGACCGACACAAACCTGAGCCGGCATCTCCCGATGTCCAAGAGCTGGTCGCGGTACATCATCTACCCCCTATTCTACCCCATCATGAAAACCCCCAAAATCGGGGCTCAGGTCATAGTGCACGCTGCGTTGGACCCCAAACTTCAAAAATGCGTAGGAGATTACTATGT CCAGATGATGAGAGCCGAGCCATCAGAAGAAGCGCAGAACTTCGAGCTGGCCCACTGGCTGTGGAAGGTCAGCGAGAAGTGGACGAGATTAGACCAGCACAGAGCTGAGTTAGCCAAGGCAGCATAG
- the LOC128676995 gene encoding patj homolog, with protein MVRNEMVLSTEWAQVEVVELTNDGNGLGFNLVGGRSTGVVIKYVLPGGTADKDGRLQSGDHVLQIGSVNLRGFTSEQVAAVLRQAGPAVRLLVARPADPAATLRAPIPGTALVPTKILLDPELLDRHLIEAGYGAVYDISQCYSEYLNGQNGDSDNVVAAAVSIVGDNPQQIPDYPLVAENLSPTITITVPVELPTPPEVEIVHVDLNKNVYGLGITVAGYVCEKEELSGIFVKSIIEGSSAEQSGQIRINDRIIEVDGVSLAEKSNPQAVEILRNTGISVHLVLERYLRGPKYEHLQLAIFNEEKPASPTSSTTTLSWFPVPSQIDNSTTEIEPEPESNTTIDSSFLEVGDVEPEPTQEELDRRFDEILAVNEEEVKNKWATEIGTEKEIIVAEVKKLEGLGISLEGTVDVEGGQEVRPHHYIRSVLPDGPVGQQGTLLAGDELLEANEYRLHGLTHTEVVNILKHLPNRVRLVCARSTDSGPRSVINLAPDREGFEARKIISGSLNNLTTLVKAQSDTSINTSSTATLTNHSGHSRKSRSLECVSGLAMWQSKEDIVELIKADQGLGFSILDYQDPVDPQGTVIVVRSLVPGGVAENKGEISPGDRVMSVNGVSIKNATLDQAVQALKGAPRGLVKVGIARPLPPHDSKSKSTTTLNTKLS; from the coding sequence ATGGTGAGAAACGAAATGGTGCTGAGTACAGAGTGGGCGCAGGTTGAAGTTGTCGAGCTGACAAACGATGGCAACGGTCTGGGGTTCAACTTAGTTGGCGGGCGGAGCACTGGCGTCGTGATCAAATACGTTTTGCCTGGAGGGACGGCAGACAAGGATGGCCGGCTGCAGAGCGGAGATCACGTCCTGCAGATTGGTTCGGTGAATTTGCGCGGGTTTACTTCGGAACAGGTCGCGGCAGTGTTACGGCAGGCGGGCCCTGCTGTACGACTTCTCGTGGCCAGGCCTGCGGACCCTGCAGCTACACTACGTGCGCCGATCCCTGGCACCGCACTAGTGCCCACTAAAATCCTCTTAGACCCCGAGTTACTCGACCGACACCTGATCGAAGCTGGCTATGGCGCTGTTTACGATATATCTCAGTGCTACAGTGAATATTTGAATGGTCAAAATGGAGATTCAGATAATGTGGTAGCAGCCGCTGTGAGTATTGTGGGTGACAATCCTCAGCAGATTCCTGATTATCCTTTAGTTGCTGAAAACCTTTCGCCTACAATCACTATAACTGTGCCTGTGGAACTGCCTACACCTCCGGAAGTAGAAATTGTGCATgttgatttgaataaaaatgtttatggaCTAGGAATAACTGTAGCGGGTTATGTTTGCGAGAAAGAGGAATTGTCTGGAATATTTGTCAAAAGTATTATTGAAGGCAGCAGTGCCGAGCAGAGCGGACAGATTAGAATTAATGATAGAATCATTGAAGTAGACGGTGTGTCACTAGCAGAAAAAAGCAATCCTCAGGCAGTGGAAATTTTACGGAACACTGGCATATCAGTTCACTTAGTATTAGAAAGGTATTTGAGAGGACCGAAATATGAACATCTTCAGTTAGCAATATTTAATGAAGAGAAGCCAGCGTCCCCCACATCGTCAACTACAACCCTGTCCTGGTTCCCAGTGCCTTCCCAAATAGATAATAGTACCACAGAGATTGAGCCTGAACCTGAATCCAACACTACTATAGACTCCAGTTTTCTAGAAGTAGGAGATGTAGAACCAGAGCCTACACAAGAGGAATTAGACAGAAGATTTGATGAGATATTAGCAGTTAATGAAGAGGAAGTTAAAAATAAGTGGGCTACTGAAATAGGAACAGAGAAAGAAATTATTGTTGCTGAAGTAAAGAAACTTGAGGGATTGGGAATAAGTCTTGAAGGCACAGTTGACGTGGAAGGGGGACAAGAGGTTAGGCCTCATCACTATATCAGATCAGTTCTTCCGGATGGTCCAGTTGGACAGCAAGGAACATTATTAGCTGGTGATGAACTATTAGAAGCAAACGAATATCGTTTACACGGTCTGACTCACACAGAAGTTGTGAATATTCTAAAACATCTTCCAAATCGTGTTAGACTAGTCTGTGCTCGGAGCACAGACAGTGGTCCTCGGTCTGTAATAAATCTAGCTCCTGACCGGGAAGGCTTCGAGGCCAGGAAGATTATATCTGGAAGTCTTAACAACCTGACTACACTTGTCAAAGCTCAATCAGATACTTCCATCAACACATCAAGCACTGCCACTTTGACCAACCACTCGGGTCATTCAAGAAAATCTCGTTCATTAGAGTGTGTATCAGGGCTAGCAATGTGGCAGAGTAAAGAAGACATAGTAGAGCTTATCAAAGCCGATCAAGGGCTGGGCTTCTCAATTTTAGACTACCAAGACCCAGTGGACCCCCAAGGGACTGTAATAGTTGTGAGGAGTTTAGTACCAGGAGGAGTTGCAGAGAATAAAGGTGAAATATCACCTGGAGACAGAGTGATGTCAGTGAATGGAGTTAGTATAAAGAATGCCACGTTAGACCAAGCTGTGCAAGCACTAAAGGGGGCCCCCCGCGGCCTTGTGAAAGTGGGAATAGCCCGGCCACTCCCCCCGCATGACTCAAAATCCAAAAGCACCACTACGCTGAACACAAAACTGAGTTAA